A region of the Ananas comosus cultivar F153 unplaced genomic scaffold, ASM154086v1, whole genome shotgun sequence genome:
TTAGCAGTGGAAGCCCCCACATTCTCCCCTATAGTTgcaacattattattattattatttcctcCTCCACTAACATTGCTATTGCCCATCACCAACCTTGAGATCCCGAAATCCGATACGACGGCCGTCAAGTCGTCGTTGAGAAGTACGTTGCTCGGCTTAAGATCGCAGTGTATCACCTTCACCGGCGAGTGGTGGTGCAAGTACGCCATCCCTTCAGCAACATCGCTGCATATACTCACCCTTTCAATCAGGCCTAGTTCAGAGTTTGAGCCtaatgagttattattattattgttattgtaaAGCCGATTCTCGAGGCTCCCGTTCGCCATAAATGGAAGGACCAACGCCTTAAAATCCGGTAGGCTACATGCCGTAATGATCCTCATGAGGTTTCGGTGTCGAATTCGCTTTAGTACTTGACATTCTCTATTGAAACTCTTTGTAGAGTTACCTGCATAAGTCACAAGTTCAATATTCGAGATAAATTTAGAGTAATTGAAACTTTCTTATATTCCATAAAACATTCATAAATTtgaatagaaatagaaataataTGCTTAGTAAagccaaaaatatatttatgaaaaaacATACGAAAGTAAaacttattatattatttgctaacaaaatttgtattttagagTGAAATTGTAAAAGAAGATGATCAGAATACTACCTTGAGAAATTAATggataaaaatgaatattttgtcTAAACCTTGTAGTTAATGCAATGATATATTTTAGTATATTGCTTTTTAGTATGTAGTCAATTTCGTAAATATTTATGCACTAGATCTCATTTATGAACTCATGAATCAacattgaattttaaaaaaaaatcggagAAATAATATTGTGACTATATATGATTACCTGTTTGGAGGTGCAACACCTTCACTGCCACAATGGATCCATCTCTTAACACGCCGCGATAAACCCGCCCGTAGCTACCCGATCCGATAAGCCTTCCTTGGCTGAACTCTTCGGTCGCCTCAACAAGTTCTCTATATGTTATTCGCGGGTACTTCAATCTCATAACGGGCGAAGAGGAGCCCCGGAACATCTCCACTTTGATAGTGATGATCCTTTCTTTGAATTTTCGAATAACAACGAAGCATGATGTTGTCAACATGATGGCTAAAACCGCTGCACCGACAATAATCGCGATCAAGAACTTTCGAGTGTGCAAGAACCTTCTTTGTACACCGCAAGATTGACCCGAAAGCGGCCCGCAGAGGTGCGGGTTTCCTATGTAAGATAGGTTACTGAATGAAGAGAAGATGCCACCAACAGGAATATACCCACTAAAGTCATTGTATGAGAGATTAAGATAAGTGAGATTGGTACATGTGTTAAGGCTCAAAGGGATCTCCCCAGATAATAAATTGAACGAAAGATCGAGGGCCTCGAGGTTTCTGAGCTCACCAAATGAATCAGGCAGCTTCCCTTGAAGCGAATTATGCGAGAAATTGATCAACTTTAGCTCCTTACATGATGATAGTTGAGGGATAATCACACCACTTAGGTTGTTTGAAGAGAGATCAATCTCTTCCACCTGTTCCATTTTGCTGAGCCCAAATGGCAAGGGCCCAACAAGTTGGTTGTGTGATAAATTGAGGGATATTTTCACAATCCCTGATACTTCCTCAGGTATACTACCTGTTAGTCTATTGTAAGATAGGTCCAGTATGTTCAAGCTCAAGCACTTTCCGAGACTAGTTGGTATGGCACCTGATAGCTGATTCTTCTGCAGATGAACTTCCACGAGCCGACCACGATCTCCGATAGTGCTCGGCATCTCCCCCGACAGCATGTTCTCCGACAAGTCTAGTAGACCAATCGCGCTTATGTTTCCAATTTCCGAAGGAATCGTGCCACTCAACGAGTTGTTCGACAAGATTAGCCGCTCTAGATTCGCAAGTTGGCCTAGCCCGATTGGAATCGTCCCGTTCAAAAGGTTGCTCGACAAATTCAACAGCGTGAGGTTCGAAACATCGCTGATGTCGGCGGGGATCGGCCCTGATACCATGTTATCTTCTAGGTTGATGTGATTTAAGCTTCGCGTGAGCTGACCCATAGCTCCGTGAGGGAGTACCCCTCCGAGGCCTAGCCGGGCCATCTCGATCTCAATCAAACTTGAGCAGTTGGCGAGAGCTCGGAAAAATGGCCCAAGATCAGTGTTGTTGTTGTGGCTTGAGAAGTGGTTGTCTGATAAGTGAAGGTATTTAAGAAGAGTCATGTTTGCTATGATCTCACTAGGCAACTCATCTGAAAGGTGGTTATTCTCAACATCCAGATTGTGCAAGTATACTGAATTTGAGAGCCACAAAGGAAGCTTCCCTGTCAAGTTGTTCATGTATAGATCAAGAGAGACCAATACAGTGAGATTGATCGCGTTATCCGCCGGGATGTCACCGGAGAGAGAGTTGTTCGAGAGGTCGATAACACCCAACTTGGTGCAGTTGCAAAGTATGCTAGCCGGAATTGGACCTGTTAAGTTGTTGCTCGAGAGTTCGAGAAATCTAAGGTTAGCGAGAAAGGAGAGGGAGTGAGGGATAGGACCATGAAGTTGGTTTCCTAAGAGATTGAGGAAAACGAGGTGGCGGAGGTTGGAGAGCTCGGCGGGGATGGGGCCGGTTAGGAGGTTATTGGAGAGGTTGAGGTCGTTGAGTgcggtgaggttggagagctcgGCGGGGATGGGGCCCGTTAGGAGGTTATTAGAGAGGTTGAGCTCACGGAGTGCGGTGAGGTTGGCAAGGGACGGGGAGAGGCGGCCGCCGCCCGGGACGAGGAGGCCGCCGAGCTGCAGACGGACGACGTGGAGGCGCCAGCGGTCACAGACGACTCCGACGAAATCGCAAACTAAGGTCGACACATTCCAATTGGAGAGGAGTGATTGAGATTGGAGTGGAAGGGAGCTCTTGAAAGACAGAAGAGAGGATTTTTCTTGGAAAATTGACCGGCGGTGGCCATGATCACGGAGGAAGTGATTTTCGGCGGTGGCAAAAAGAGtgttgtggtggtggtggtggtggtggaggaggaggaggaggaggaggaggaggagtaggaGGGAGGTGTGCTTCACCCTCATGATACTAACTACCATTGTTGTAGTTAGGGAGACCTAGGTGGTAATGTAGCTAAGGCTAGCTAGATAGCTATTGGTTTGTACTTTGCACATATTGTTGCCTCCTATCTTTTCTCCACTCGTCCACTAACTAAATGACTTGACTTTGTCACATactctatttaatttaaagtttatatttCAAACCTATAAAtgtgtaaaatataaatattaaaaatattattttctgataATTTAAGTTTTGACAAAAAATGATCATTCCatagtattgaatataaatactgAAAGTATCATTCTCTAACAAtttaaatgagagagagagagattgaataTAAATACTGGAAGTATCATTCTCTGACAATTTaaatgagagagagattgaATATAAATACTGAAAGTATCATTCTCAGACAAtttaaatgagagagagagagagagaggatatcATGGTTGGGTAGTGGAAAATCATGAGGGAATGTGATGAATTGATGTGTGGGGTTTAATGATAGGGGATGTAGCaattggagattttttttttttttttgagagaaggtaCAATTGGAGATAATTTAATCATCACAAGTGGTTTTCCAAGGTGGGTATGATTGGGGCTATACTTTTGATCCTTTGGTGGAAGCATTTTAAGTGGATATATATTCACTCCAGTAATTGAGGCAGTGCTCCTCCTATGAAGAAGCAACTGTTGAAAAGGATGGACAAGAATGATTGTGTTTCTGAGCAAAAATGGTTTTTCCAAAATTGTTGGGGAAATGTAATGGAATGATTTGTGGAGGatgttgtttgatttgagtaataTGCAACCACAGATGatcaatatcatttttttttctttttgaaatccTTATAAAAGTTTGATATATAATAGTCAGTAAAACGAGCAATTAATACAATTTTAGAGCTTATACCATGTACATCaatcaattaataaatttttttttgcgactaatgaatagaaaattctttgatTTGGAGGTGTTTTACTTGCAAATTTAGATAGATGACACCATCAACTTGTTTCTTTAtgattccaaaattttgatgtattaCTTTAGGGGATCAAATTGTCCAAACAATTTCATATACATTCGGTGGAGATCAAGCTCACTCAGaattgattttattacaatattattcaaaaaattgatcCCATAGAAAACAAACCTGTAACTGTATCCTTGTTGAGTTAAATTGTTGAATATTAATAAAtcaaagttttttaaaatatgtatgGATAGTTCCCTAACTATTATCGTATTGCCGGTTGGTCCTTGTACTTAACAATATACTCCTTAAGTTTTCAAATCCGTGGTGTTGTTACTGTTGTAGGTATTTAATTACAATGTTGCCTTTTGTGTTATCCATGTGTTGCAAATCCACGTGGCATCTCGATCTACATGCATAGTCCAATCACAACCCTCCATATATTATAGTGTCAACACATCAGCAATATAGTATAAGACATCCATTAAGAGTTCCAAAGCATTTCTATTTTTAAACATATTGTACCTTTATTTAACTCCAAAACCCTCGCACGAAATTACTCCTTTATtaagtaattattttatttcgtTTACGAATTATTGATTTTAGTTGCATTAAAGCAAATAATTTGTTAGGCACAAAGATGTAAGCGTAACGCATATCAAAGTTCAATAACTATAGCATTTAGAAGGAAAAGACAACGAACAAGTTGCATTAAAGTTAGGGTTTCGCGAAGTTCCAGTAGTTCTTCTGCTTTCAGGATAAATTTCCCTGCTTGCGAGGATGTGAAAAAGATGATCAGACGTATTTTGTAGCTCTCTTCCTTAGATGCGAAAATTGCCGCCGAAAAAAGCATAGGCCCGATAAAGCCCAAAATACGAAGAAGTAATTGGGCCCTTTAAACGGTCCACGAAATAACAATGTAGGAAGCCCATCTAAAGATGGGCCTAATTTATTgtacttaattaatttaattgcatTATTAATACAGTTACGGAACTATTAGTCGAAGAAGAGACGTTTAATAAATGAACCCAACCCCCTCAATTAACGTTGCTTTCCCTAGAGGGAAATGCTTTGCTTCACAATATAAACtaccataaaaaaatattggagaGGTTTTTAGTAAAATTGTGTGTGTGATATTTTGATCTCCATGCATATACACTagtaattaaacaaaaaaaaaaaaaattctacatatAAAAAACAAGTATTTATCAtgacaataattttatttagaaataacagtatttaattaaaaaattttcttcttgcatgcaatatatatataagtataaattttttattgaagTTCACTActtaaaataataatgtattGTAAATTTGACGATCTTATAATGCAGGTTATCTCCATCCTCACTATAAAATCTCTCGAATCTTAAAACAGTGATGAACGGTAAATTTAGTTGTCTCCGTACCATTGCGAGATCTCCAACTCTACCGTCCATCAAATTTATTCAACTCTCGAATCTTAAAATGGTGACCGATAGCCAGAGTAAATCTACCGATATTCCCACCATACGGAACGTCTTTCTTGTTCACTGTAGCTAATACAGTTGGGTAAGAATTTAGTAATTGATACCCGAGATTCCAAGTTAAAAGCAGGGGTACGCATAGCATGCAGTACTACTACTCCTACTCTTCTCCCAAATGTCAAAGTCAACctccctttttcttcttcattcaTTCAATCATTCATTCCAcacctcccccccccccctctctctccttctccattTCCATAGAAGAGCTACTGCACAAATGAAGCCCCAGCAACAagatcctcctcctcgtcctccatcatcatcatcatcaacatcaGCATCAGCATCAGCATCAGCATCAATATCATCATCTGTATTTACGACGAGTGCGGTGGCGTCGGTGGTGGCGTCGGTGTGGGGGGGTTGGGGATGGGTGGGGATGCTGGGGAGGGAGCTGGGGGGCAGCTTCGTGTTCGGGGTGGTGGCAGTGTACGGGGCCAGCCAGGGGGCCGGGGGGTCGCTCTTCCGGGTGGCGTCGGACTACTACTGGAAGGACGTGCAGCGGCAGCAGCCGTCGGCGGTGCAGCTCTTCACGGGCTGCTACTACGTCCCCTGGCTGCTCAAGCCCCTCTGGGGCCTGCTCACCGACCTCGTCCCCGTCGCCGGCTATCGCCGCAGGCCCTACTTCGTCCTCGccggtgagaaaaaaaaaaaaaaaaaaacatttgctATCTGGTTTTGACTAGTTGCCTTGTTTCTATTTTACTATCCAGTCTATAATTCTTGGGATTTGAATGATAATAGCCCCCTCGGCCTTTAAAGAATGAAATTgatcaaaaaatatatctaatcgTAGAAA
Encoded here:
- the LOC109704216 gene encoding putative leucine-rich repeat receptor-like serine/threonine-protein kinase At2g24130 codes for the protein MVVKKSSLLSFKSSLPLQSQSLLSNWNVSTLVCDFVGVVCDRWRLHVVRLQLGGLLLNLSNNLLTGPIPAELSNLTALNDLNLSNNLLTGPIPAELSNLRHLVFLNLLGNQLHGPIPHSLSFLANLRFLELSSNNLTGPIPASILCNCTKLGVIDLSNNSLSGDIPADNAINLTVLVSLDLYMNNLTGKLPLWLSNSVYLHNLDVENNHLSDELPSEIIANMTLLKYLHLSDNHFSSHNNNTDLGPFFRALANCSSLIEIEMARLGLGGVLPHGAMGQLTRSLNHINLEDNMVSGPIPADISDVSNLTLLNLSSNLLNGTIPIGLGQLANLERLILSNNSLSGTIPSEIGNISAIGLLDLSENMLSGEMPSTIGDRGRLVEVHLQKNQLSGAIPTSLGKCLSLNILDLSYNRLTGSIPEEVSGIVKISLNLSHNQLVGPLPFGLSKMEQVEEIDLSSNNLSGVIIPQLSSCKELKLINFSHNSLQGKLPDSFGELRNLEALDLSFNLLSGEIPLSLNTCTNLTYLNLSYNDFSGYIPVGGIFSSFSNLSYIGNPHLCGPLSGQSCGVQRRFLHTRKFLIAIIVGAAVLAIMLTTSCFVVIRKFKERIITIKVEMFRGSSSPVMRLKYPRITYRELVEATEEFSQGRLIGSGSYGRVYRGVLRDGSIVAVKVLHLQTGNSTKSFNRECQVLKRIRHRNLMRIITACSLPDFKALVLPFMANGSLENRLYNNNNNNNSLGSNSELGLIERVSICSDVAEGMAYLHHHSPVKVIHCDLKPSNVLLNDDLTAVVSDFGISRLVMGNSNVSGGGNNNNNNVATIGENVGASTANMLCGSVGYIAPEYGYGSNLSTKGDVYSFGVMVLEVVTKKRPTDEMFEGGLSLHSWVSSHHHRGRAEAVVDPALVAMVQGETSEVRRMWEVAIGELLELGLLCTQESPSTRPTMMNAADDLDRLKRYLSGDTTATFASSLGLSSSRFDDD